The following proteins are encoded in a genomic region of Strix aluco isolate bStrAlu1 chromosome 23, bStrAlu1.hap1, whole genome shotgun sequence:
- the LOC141933686 gene encoding uncharacterized protein LOC141933686: MTSYPSRSRTSPLLFLPANIVPHLPSDTKLLSQEREPWRLLVAPVGTRPFPPLRPSSLLAPDSCPVILTLMHCRHSSGRFLRAGFPTSTSKAQHRQCWAEALNYTAKLQGPFATAPCAHPEGIGPPQSVSQCGLPVPFGQASSPRGEGSTGANPELLHPHFASSHACHVPLPEESPVCSMLWTRLCQFAALARHPGSFCPLLHCPRQQRPRHLPAYQTARPTVICATVTLTHDGGPEPSPRSFAVREYFGAVVWEQPLLSCS; this comes from the exons ATGACTAGTTACCCTTCGAGGTCACGCACATCCCCACTGCTATTTCTCCCGGCTAACATCGTACCCCACCTCCCCAGTGACACGAAGCTGCTCTCCCAGGAACGTGAGCCCTGGAGACTGCTGGTGGCCCCTGTGGGGACAAGACCCTTCCCACCATTGCGGCCGTCATCCCTCCTCGCTCCGGACTCCTGCCCTGTGATTCTCACCCTGATGCACTGCCGACACTCGTCGGGGAGGTTCCTCCGGGCTGGTTTTCCAACCAGCACATCAAAAGCACAGCACCGCCAATGCTGGGCAGAAGCACTAAACTACACAGCAAAACTCCAAGGCCCTTTTGCTACGGCTCCTTGCGCGCACCCAGAGGGGATTGGACCTCCCCAGTCCGTCTCCCAGTGTGGCCTCCCAGTACCGTTTGGCCAAGCATCCTCCCCAAGGGGTGAAGGAAGCACAGGAGCCAACCCTGAGCTTCTACATCCGCACTTTGCCTCTTCTCACGCCTGCCACGTGCCCCTGCCCGAGGAAAGTCCAGTATGTTCAATGCTGTGGACAAGGCTCTGTCAATTCGCTGCGCTGGCACG GCACCCTGGGAGCTTCTGCCCCCTCCTGCACTGTCCACGACAGCAGCGGCCACGTCACCTCCCTGCGTACCAAACTGCACGCCCGACAGTGATCTGCGCCACGGTCACCCTCACCCATGATGGCGGCCCTGAGCCTTCCCCACGCTCCTTTGCTGTCCGCGAATACTTTGGGGCCGTGGTCTGGGAACAGCCCCTCCTGTCCTGCTCCTGA